The halophilic archaeon DL31 nucleotide sequence CATTGTACAAGACACGTGAGCTGCCCGTGGTCTTCTGAGAAGGTCCCTTCATAAATTGGCGCAGTTAACGACTCCATTCGAGAATCATCGATGGCGAATTCGATCTCGTCTGTCGTATACTGCTCAGCGACATCATCTCTGAGATGGACGATTTCGTAGGTGTCTTGCTCATATTTCACGATACTCCGGAGTTTACCGTCCGTTCGTTGCTCGAAGAAGTCCTCGAGCCGCGTAGCCATCCTTGTCGCCATATTACCAACTCGTATCTCTTACAACATAGGTGTGGTGAGTGGTGTAAATCACAATAGAGCCTGTCCAATAAACAATTTTGAGCCGAATCCCACGGCCTTAGAATCGGTTATAGCGATAATTAGCCTGATATATCGGCAAGAAAAACATTTTTTGGACAGGCTCAATACTGTATCTAAAATTGCCGTTCATTGATCCCCAATCTCTCCGTTTACGGGGAACTTGATCTGTGTTCGATACCAAAGCATGGTCCTACCGATTGTGGATTGGATTGGTCTGCGGGTCGTTGATCACCTCGACTGAACACTAATCACTCCCGCAGGGTGACACCTGTGATCTCAAAGCGGGCACCCCCATCATTAGCCTCAGTTACATCGATCTCCCACCCGTGGGCAACGGCGATTTCGTTGACGATTTGGAGTCCGTACCCTGTTCCCCCGTCGGCTGTGGTGTAGCCCGCTTCGAATACTCGAGCGCGTGTTTCCTCGGGAATTCCCGGGCCGTTATCCTCGATGTAGAATCCGTCGGCAAGAGCACCGATCTTAACCGTTACATCTGTGCCTCCATGTTCGACTGCATTCCGAATGAGGTTCTCGAGCAACTGCTGGAGGCGAGCGTGATCGGCTCGAATTGTGTGCGTCGTGTCGATGTAAAGCGTTGCATCCGCTGTCTCGACGTTCTGCCAGCAACGAGCGGTGACGTCCGCGAGCGCCACGTCCTCCAGTTCCATCGTGGTCTCTCCCTCGCGGGCAAGCGCCAGCAAATCCTCGATCAGCGTCTCCATCCGGTCGTGTGCTCGAGCGACGACAGTGAGATGGTCGCTGTCACACTCTTCCCGGGCGAGGTCAAGTCGCCCCTGCGCGACAGTTAGCGGGTTCCGGAGGTCGTGACTAACGACGCTAGCGAACTCTTCGAGACGTTCGTTTTTGCGTTTGAGTTCCCGCTCTCGTTCTTTGCGATCGGTGATATCCCGCACGACTGCGAGAATGCGTTGCTGACCATCGAGGGTCGTCTGTCGGAGGTGGACTTCGACTGGGATGGTCTCACCGGATTTTGTTTTATCACGCCATTCGAAGGTTTGGGGGCCCTCGGTGGCTGCCTTCCGGATATATTCCTCTGCCCGCTCGCTCGTATAGGGGGATTCATCAGCGATGAGATCTTCGAAATTCAATTCTAGAAGTTCGTCTCGGCTGTAGCCAAGCATCTTCCCGAATTGCTCGTTGGCGTCGAGGAGGGACCCGTCCTCAGCGTCGTGGAGCGTAATCCCATCAGGGATTTTCTCAAAGAGTTCTTGGTAATCTGGCATTGTCAAACGGTAACACTCCAGACAAAAATAAGCACTCAATGGCTCACACCCTCACCGATGAATCTGTTCCTATACTGACTGGCTCAGGACAACGGCGGTTCCGTCCACACGAAAGTCGACGTACTCGCTGGGTCTCGGTGGAATTGTGCGGGCGATGCTACTGGAGCTAATTCCGGACTGGCCACAGGTATATTCCCCGTTCATTCGTTTGCTCGCGGGTGGTTCGGTGACCCCCGCACCCCTCTCGGGGGTTCAACAAACAGGGCGGCGCTGCGTTCGGAAACGTATTTGACAGTTGCAACGTACTGTCCAGGTATATCGGAATGGCTGTACTGGACGACCTCTCCGGGTTCGAATTCGAGGACGTGATGGAAGACGTCTTCCGGAACCTCGGCTACGAGAACGTCCGCAAGGCCGATCGAACCGCCGACGAGGGACGCGACGTCATTATGGAGGAGGTCGTCGACGGGACTCAGCGCGCGATCATCGTCGAGTGTAAGCACACCGGGACGGTCGGACGGCCGGTCGTCCAGAAGCTCCACTCGGCGATTGCGACGTTCGACTTCGACGGCCCGAAGCGTGGGATGGTCGCCACCACCGGCCGGTTCACGAATCCTGCTCAGGAGTACGCGACCCGTCTCCAGCAGAACGATGACCCGCATCCCATCGAGCTGCTCGACGGCGAGGATCTGCGGAAGATTGCCGACGAGATCGGCCTCGACCTCTACAACGGTCGTATCGAGATTCTCTGCGACGAGACGCTCCGTCCCTACGACCCGGCCGCCGACGTCGACGCGCCCGTCGCGGAGGCGTTCTGCGACATCGAGAACATCGAAGCCGCCGACCTGCCGACGCCCTGCTCAGAAGCGACGTTTCGACCGGTCGTGGCAGTCACCGCCGACACGAACGCGGTCTTCGAAACGTCGGTCGGCGTCATCCACCGGATCAACGAACGGACGCGGTTCGTCGTACATGCCGAGCGGGGGCAGCCGCAGGTCGCTGCCGACGGCGTTGCGACGTTGGTCACGGAGAACCTCCACGCGACGGTCGACCTGGACATCGACCGCTTCGGCGAGGTGTTTGACGAGGTCCAAGAGCGTCGGTTCGGGCAAACCCAAACCGAGTACAAGGAGTGGGCCGTCGACCGGCTCCAAGATCACCACACGACGACGGTGACCTATACCGGCGACAACAACGTCACGTACAACAAGACCTGCGAGCCGAACCGCTCGGACATCTCGGTCCAGTCGATCGAACCGGTCTATCTCCCCGAAGTTCGGCACACCACCGACATCCAGGAGTACACCTACCCCTATGAGTACTACGCGGCGGGCCCCTCCCGGGTCACTGCCGAGGACGGCATCCATCGGTGCGTCCACTGCGAGACCAGCGGCGTCGACGAGACGTACACGTACTGTCCCAGCTGCGGGGCGATCGCCTGCACCAGCCACACCAAGACCGAACGGCTTAAGCAGGAGCCGGTCTGTACGGGCTGTGCGGTAACTGAGCGGTTCGCGCTAAAGACGAAGTATTTCTACGACGAGGAGAACCTCGAGGCGTTCCGCGAGGAGTACGCCGCGATGCCGATCCACGAGAAGGCGATGGAGAACAAGGTCCTCGCTGGCGGTGGCGTCGTCGCGACGCTGTTGACCCTTATTGGCCTCCTCATCATCGGCGGCGTCATCTGAACTGTCTGATTCTCACATTGATTTCCTAACGAGGTCTATGCGCCCCTTCTTGGAACACCCGGGAAGTGTTGCGTCACCGAAGTCGAACCGTTTCCCCATCATGCTCGAGAATATCCTTCGTGACCAGTCGCTCAATCGCGTCGTCGACGGCGTCTTCTTGATCGCCAGAAAGCGCCCGCACATTCGCGAGCGCCCGCTCTTGAATTGCTTCGACGCCGTTGATACCCTCGTCAACAGCCTTCAAGACGGTGTATTCGATCTCGAACGCTGTCGCGAACGCTTCGATACGGTCGATGAACGTATCCGGAAGCCCGGACAATGAGTTCACCGCTATTTCGATTGCGAACAGCGGGTGGGAGCGCTCACGGATCTGTCGTGCTTCAGTGGAGCCGGTATTGAACGGTCGCTGGTCGTCGATCTCCGTCAGAATCACCTCGTAGTCCAGCCCACGCTGGGCGTACGTTCGCATATCTTCGATGTCGCGGCGCCGGCCACTTCCCAGGTCTCCGCCGGAGACTGCTTTCAGCAGGAACATATCCTCATCGGAGAGGATGTGTGCTGTTGCGTGCCGGCCGGTCCAGAACTCTTCAGCCCGGTCGTGCATTCGGTCGGTGATCCACACTTTCCCGACGACCTGCCGTTCGAAGAGGTCAATCTGGAAGCCGCGCTCCTTGTGATGCAGCTCGACAGTTTTCCCGACACCCTCAAACGACTTAGTTGGCTCGCCGACCACTACGAACCCTTGCGACGTGAGCGTCTGATAGACGTGTTCGAACTCAGATACCACACCTAGTGCGAGGTCGATATCCTCCGTCTGGTCTTTTAACCCGTGAACTGTCATCGCCGATCCCCCAAGGAGATACACAGTTACGGACTCTGATAGCCAACTATCGAACTCTTCGAGAAACGCCCTGATTGCCTCGCTGCCACTAAATACAGTCATGCGACTCCGTACTGCTCTTTGAGCGCCCTGAATTCTGCTTCACTCGGGAGGACGACAGGAAGGTCGTCTGAGGTGTCGAACTCTCCTTGGAGTGGCCGATACATCGCAGTCACCGTCGACTCCAGGTCGTACCACTGCGCAGTCTCTGTTAGCGTCTCTTGGTCGATATCCAGCGTCTCGATCAGGAGCATCGCATAGCTGACGCGGCGGGAGCCGCTATCGAGGACGAGAGTATGACACACTACGTGGGCAGGTGTGAGTTCCCCGTCGGGTGCATACCAGAACGCGGGTTCGCCGGCGAGGAAGAACTGCAGGCCATACTCTGCAAACCGAGCAAGCCCGGTCAGTTGCCAGTCGGTGGCGGCCTCGAGTGCCTCCGTATCCTCGGCTGTCTGCACGCGGACGAGTGCTCGCTTCGGATCACACCATTCAACGGTCGCACTCGGTGCAAGCCCTCGGACGCACGACCGGTGCTCGTGTTGTACGACTGCACGAGCGAACGTCAGCAGCAGCGAGAGGTCCTCACTCAACGCGTACTCCGGGCCGGAGGGGGACAGCATCGCACGATGCTTGAGCGGTGACAGCGCCTTGTGGACGCCTTGCCGAGTAATATCGAGCCGCTCGCCAACCTCAGATACACGTCGAGGCTCGTCGAGATACCAGCACACGCGGAGTGTGGCCGGCGAGAGAAGGTCGGGCCAATTGACGTGTCCGAGTTCGGACCGAAGGCCCCGGTACGCTTCGATGACTGGATGGTCAGTGAGGGAGACCTGCCGCTGGTTGTTTGGTCCACGGTGTTCGACGAGCACCCCCGATTCGAGTAGCTCGTCGAGTACGTCGTAGAGGTGGGTCTGCGAATACTCGGTTTCCATCGCGAGATCAGCTGCTGTCGCTTCCCGGCCGGTGCTCAACGCGTCGATGACGGCGAGTCCGGCCTTAGTGAGCATCTGTGTCTACTGTAAGAACCACACTTATAAATATGTTTGCCGATTTAGGTTGACGACAATTGATTCAACAACGATTCGTCAATGCGATCTGCGACCGCAGTCTCTACTGATCTGTTGAGTTGCTATCTGAATGCTGGAGCGAACTTCGCTAAGCCAGATGCGACACCTCGTCAGGCTCCTCGACGTCGTCGAACTCGCCGCGCTCGATGGGCTCCCAGTCCTCACCCACCTCCGGACTCCACCAGTCGACCTCGTAGGCGCCCGGTGCGCCGAGAATCTTCACTCGCGCCGACCCGTCGGGCAGGTCGCGACGCAACTTCTCCTCGATGTGGAGGTTCCACGTTGAGTGGGTGTCGAAGCAGGCGAGGACGGCCTCCTCGTAGCCGCGTGTCTCTCGGGACTCTTGGAGTTCGACCTGCGTGTTGCAGTGCTTGCAGAACACGCCCTCGAAGGGGATGTGGCTGAACACCTCGTGCCCGCAGACCGGACACCAGAGGAACTCGAACAGTGCTTCGCTGTGGCGGTCGATGATTTCCAAACTCATCTGAATCTGGCCCGATCGGGGTGGGCCACCCTTTCTGGCCCACGAATAGACTCACCGCAGTCACGCGCTCTTCCTCACCGTTCAGCGCCGTAGACGATTTTCGAACGACCTTCGTAGCCACAGTCGGGACAGTCGAACCACCGCTGCACGTTCGCGCCATCAGCTGACTTCTGGCCGACGACAACGTCGTCGTTCGGACACTCCGGACAGTTCAGCTCGGGCGCTGGCCTCTTTCGGAGCATGTCCCGGAATCTGGTCGTCTCTTTCGTCTCGTACCCCCGCGACCACACCGGGTAGCCGTCGACGAGGATTGCCCCACGCCACTTGTACCGGTAGGAATCCGGTGCTCGATGCAAAACGGCTCGGGCACCGGTCTCCGTGTTCCGATACTCGAGCGCGGGCGTACGGCTCTCCCGTCGCCAGTTTGTAATCTGGGACATCTGTTAGAAATGGACGTCGGCGGGCACGATCCAGAGATCGTCACTCTCGTCGAGGAGTCGGTCCAGCTGGCCGTGATGCCGAATCCCGCTCCCGTATTCGTCGTACAGGAACACAGAGGGGCCGTCGTACGCGCCGACCTGGTGGAAGGCGTGCCGGGCAAGATCTTCGTCGTGCATAATCTCTTCGTCGCTGAATTCGTCGAGTGCCTCCTTCACGCGGTCGAGATTCCGCTGGAACTCCTCTTCGGTTGCCTCCCAACCGCGTTCAAGCAGCTCTCTGCCTTCATCGGAGTCCACAGGTGCCGCGACCGGCAGGTCGCCCCATCGGGCCGAGCCGGCGACTGATGTCTCTTCGTCATCGAACGCGACGTAGTAATCGAAGATAGCGCCAGCGGGTGGCACGGCGCCGACGAGTCGATCGAACACCGTCTTTCCGGTGGCGAGTGCGTCGTCTTCTGTCGATGCCTCTACAAGCGTGTAAATGACCATATGCATCGGTTGTCACCTCGGGCTGCCGACGCCCCCTGACTGCACGGTGCCTCACTCCTGGGTGCGCCGGCACCCATCGCCGGCGCTCGATAAACACTGTCTGAAGCAGCGCTCGCTAGCTGTCGTCGTGTTCTGATTCACTCACTTCCTCGACGGTGAACGTCAGATCACCGGTTTCGTAGTCCGCCTCGAACGCAACCCCGAACGCATCCGACTCGTAGACGGCGTGGTAGGCGCGGTGGCGTTTGAGCGATCCTGTCGCCTTGAAGTGGAAGAACGCCGCTGCCGTGTACGGTTTGCTCGCGGTCTCGAACTGTGTTTCGACCGATGCCGACAGGACGATCTGGGGCGTTTCGGTGTCGATCCCGGCGGCGAAGGCTCGAGCCTCGTCGACGGTGGCTTGCGAATGCTCGGGCGTCTCACCGGTCAGGACGTTCACGGGCGTCTCCGTGTCGTCGGTGAACAGGACGTCTTCGAAGGTTCGGGTCCCGAGGATCGCCTTGGGCCCTAGCTCACAGTCTTCGAACGGGTCGTCGGTAGATTCTTTGGACATGGTTTCACGACCGGCCCCCGCGAGGGGGCTCAGCCCTTCGGCCCCGGATAAACCCTCTTGGCACAGGCGGCGGTCTGGCCAGCAGCTACTTGTCGATCGGCTCGAGGCCGCTGAGGTCCGCGTACAGAACCTCGTGCTTGCGAACGACGTACCGTTTGGCGAGCACCGGGAATCGACACTTGGTGAACCCGGCTGTCTGGATGTCGAATTCTTCGTCTGGTTCGAGATACTCCGCAAGCGACCGGAGGAACTCGTGGGTGACGATGCCACCGTCGTAATCGGGAAGACCGTTCTCACGGGCCTCGTACACCTCGAAACTGTCGTAGCCCCAGATGACGAGTTTGCCGTCGTCGTCTACCTCCCAGTTGAGCGTCCCGAAGCAGTGATTCTCACAGAGCTGGCGGACGGCCTGTGGGTCCGATACGAGCGCGCCGGTCGATGTCGTCGCAGCTTGGAGTGTTGCCATGGGTTGTCCTCGGGAGCGTTCTCGAGCCCCCGCACCCCTTCAGGGGGCGAACAACCGCTCACGCTGTGGCGGCCACAGGACGCCGCGTTGCCGACGGGTCGTGCGGTCAGTACTCTCCGTGGGCGTCACCGTCCTCTGTCGCTTCGGGTCGGCTAAGGAGACTCACCTGCTCGAGGAGTGTTACCGCTGTGGTGATTCGCTCTCGATCAGCGGGCTCCAATTGGTCGTCCTCGATACTGGTGAGGTTGCTGAGCGCGCAGTGCATTCGGTAGCCGGGGGTGTCTCGTGGGTCCATGTGAGCGCCTCCGCCGATTTGCGGCGCGAAAAAAAAAACACTGAGGGGCAGTCAGCAGGGCAGTCCGGGGGTGGTCGCGAGCTGGCTTTCCGTTAACCAACAGAACCGAACCGGGATCCGAATTCGTTGGTTAACGAGATTTCGTCGCTACTGACCGGCTTCGGGTTCGGGCCCGTAGCGGGGCGTGCCGCACCGCTGACAGTCCCACATGGGCTGCCCGGCCCACTCGTCATCGGGGACGGTCTCGAATTCACGGAATCGATGCTCGGTATCCCGGCCGCACTCCCGACACTCAAGGGACTCTCTGTTCGGTCGCTCGCGCCGTGGGTGTTCGGTACCGGTCTCTGCGACGGATTGCTGGAGCGCAATCGCTGGCACCAGCCAGACGTCGTCGTTGGCGTCCTCACGAAGGCTCGCAAGACGATCTTTTCTCAGAATCCCACTCCCGGTTTCGTCGTAGAGGAACGTCGCGTGATCGCTGTCGTGACACGACTGCGTCGTTTCTGTCCACGTTGTTCGGTTACGAGCGGTCGCGAGCAGCTGGGAACCACAGTCGGATGTGACCCGTGTCGCCGAGGGGAGCGAGGGCCACTGGTCGGTAAGCTGCGGGGCAGGCGCCTCGTCGAGATCATAGATGAGCTGGCAGTCGTCGACCGCGGGATCGGACTCCGACTTCGAAAGGAGAGTGGCCGCAGCAGATCCCTTTGCGACGGCGCCGTAGAATGTCGACGCCTCGACCAGCATCTGGACGATGTGGAGGAACGACCAACCGGGGGCCGACGTGTCCTGGTCGTCGGCTCCCTCGAGATGATTCGTGAGACAGAACCGGCACTTCGACTGGCCGGTGGGGATCGACGCCCCACAGGAATCGCACTCGGTCACAGCTGCTGTCGGGTCGTCTGGATATCTCACGTCGCCGCCACCAGATCGCTGCCGCCGTGGCTCACCACCACTGGCGAGTTGGTCGTCGGGAACGTGGGTCGCTTCGCCGATGGGGCGGAGCTCTTCGTAGTCGACGTACTGATCGGTCATAGAGTGGTCTGGCCGTATCATGATTCGTCTTCCGGTTTAAACAATGGCTCTCACATCAATCAGCCTATGGGCACACAATCGAAAAATCAACAGTGTGGGCGTTACACAGCCAGTTCGTCCAGCGCGTCGCGGTGGGTCCGAACGGTGACTGGTGAGACGTTCGCTACCTCCGCGACATCCGACTGGGTAAGCCGTCGTCCCTGTTCGCGTCCAGCCTTGTACAGGCAGGCTGCGGCAAATCCAGACGGCCGAACCCCCGTGGTGGCTCCGGTTGCTTCGGACGCTTCGGCCAACCGCCGGGCCCGCTGCCGGAGCTGGTCGGAGACATCGAGCTCCGACGCCAATCGCGGGACAAACGCACTGGGCGTCACGGGCTGGGCCGGTAGGCCGAGCTCCGTGTTCAGCGTCGTGTACGCGTTAGTGATCCGCGAGTCCTCGACGCGCGCTGAATCGGTGACTTCGTTGAGCGTTCGCGGTCGCCCGTTACAGCGACACGCCCCGTAGATGCTCGCGGCGGCCATCGCTTCGATCGACCGCCCGCGGAGGAAGTCCTCGTTCTGGGCGCTCCGGAAGAGCCGACAGGCCTGGTCACGAAGCGTCTCGGATAGCTCGAGCGCACTACTGATCCGGCGGACTTCACCGAGCCCGTGTGCGAGGTTGCGCTCAGCTTTCGACTGAAACCGCCCCCGACTCTGTTCACGTCGCAGCCGCCACAACCGGCGTTGCTTCTGGCTGGAGAGTTCGTTCCCGTTCGCGTCGGTCCTGCGGCCGATCTCCGTCGACAACCCCCGATCGTGCCGCGCCGCTGTGAGTGGAGCGCCCGTCCGCTTGCACTCATCTTCATCGAATGTTCGCCACTCGGGCCCGTGATCGATTCGCTGCTCGTCGATGACGAGGCCACAATCCTCGCAGACAGTTTCAACCGCGTTGGTAGTAACTCGACCGTCGCACTCGGGGCACTGGTTCGTGCTGGAGTCAGTCTGTACGTCTTCGCCGAATGCCGTCGTGTAGGTTTCTCTGGTTGCCATGAGTACGCACAAGGGGACTCACGCGGATCGCGTCTCTCGGAATGCCCCTCACCCATCAGGGGCAAATAAACACCTAGCGGTGTGGTGCCGGCGCAGGAGTATGCTGTGGCGAAAGCCCGGCCGCAAAACGGCGCATAGCGCCGTGAGCCGCCCGGAACGTGGAGGTTGGGTGGGGCGGCGGGAAGCGGGTGAACGGGCATCAGCAAAAAAAGAAGGCCCGCGCTAGCCGCCTACTCCCACCACCGACCGCGCTCGGGGAAATGAAGGGTCGACCAGCCAGTGACGGCCAGTGAGACGCGTCCCTCGTACCAGTTCCGCGCTGCCTTGTGAATGCGCACCTGCTCGCCCTCTTCGATCCACGGGGCATCTGATTTCTCCCAGATTGTCACCTTGGTTTTCCCACTGTCGTCCGCGATCAGCCCGACTTGCGCGATGGGCGGCGAGTCACTATCCCAGAGCACCTCGACACGTCCCTCGATGCTCACCTCTTTTCGATTGACGTCCTCGACTTTCCCGATAGGAATCACCTGTCCGGGCGCCGTCTGCAACTCCTCGAACACCCCGACGACCGCGCTCATCATGTCTTTCCCACCGACGACGGCTTCACCCAGCCGCCGGCCAATCGCTGCTCGCGACCAGCCATCCAGCTTCTCCGTCAGCCGCATCGACTGTGTGTTCACCGCCGCCAACTGCCCCTGGGTGAGTTCTGCACGAGGATCGTCCCGCTCTGGGTCCGTCCACGGGTTCACGCTCGCTGCCCGCTTCTGGAACTCTGCACG carries:
- a CDS encoding hypothetical protein (KEGG: hma:pNG6151 hypothetical protein); protein product: MATRMATRLEDFFEQRTDGKLRSIVKYEQDTYEIVHLRDDVAEQYTTDEIEFAIDDSRMESLTAPIYEGTFSEDHGQLTCLVQCFENVIEMNFVLEDGVGAAVALDAEAMTDAHGLVAEARRIVLEERQ
- a CDS encoding PAS/PAC sensor signal transduction histidine kinase (TIGRFAM: PAS~PFAM: ATP-binding region, ATPase-like; Signal transduction histidine kinase, subgroup 1, dimerisation/phosphoacceptor region; PAS fold~KEGG: hma:rrnAC0075 HTR-like protein~SMART: ATP-binding region, ATPase-like; Signal transduction histidine kinase, subgroup 1, dimerisation/phosphoacceptor region; PAS; PAC motif), whose translation is MPDYQELFEKIPDGITLHDAEDGSLLDANEQFGKMLGYSRDELLELNFEDLIADESPYTSERAEEYIRKAATEGPQTFEWRDKTKSGETIPVEVHLRQTTLDGQQRILAVVRDITDRKERERELKRKNERLEEFASVVSHDLRNPLTVAQGRLDLAREECDSDHLTVVARAHDRMETLIEDLLALAREGETTMELEDVALADVTARCWQNVETADATLYIDTTHTIRADHARLQQLLENLIRNAVEHGGTDVTVKIGALADGFYIEDNGPGIPEETRARVFEAGYTTADGGTGYGLQIVNEIAVAHGWEIDVTEANDGGARFEITGVTLRE
- a CDS encoding restriction endonuclease (PFAM: Restriction endonuclease, type IV-like, Mrr~KEGG: hsl:OE5413F restriction system mrr-like protein); translation: MAVLDDLSGFEFEDVMEDVFRNLGYENVRKADRTADEGRDVIMEEVVDGTQRAIIVECKHTGTVGRPVVQKLHSAIATFDFDGPKRGMVATTGRFTNPAQEYATRLQQNDDPHPIELLDGEDLRKIADEIGLDLYNGRIEILCDETLRPYDPAADVDAPVAEAFCDIENIEAADLPTPCSEATFRPVVAVTADTNAVFETSVGVIHRINERTRFVVHAERGQPQVAADGVATLVTENLHATVDLDIDRFGEVFDEVQERRFGQTQTEYKEWAVDRLQDHHTTTVTYTGDNNVTYNKTCEPNRSDISVQSIEPVYLPEVRHTTDIQEYTYPYEYYAAGPSRVTAEDGIHRCVHCETSGVDETYTYCPSCGAIACTSHTKTERLKQEPVCTGCAVTERFALKTKYFYDEENLEAFREEYAAMPIHEKAMENKVLAGGGVVATLLTLIGLLIIGGVI
- a CDS encoding hypothetical protein (KEGG: hla:Hlac_3008 hypothetical protein), yielding MTVFSGSEAIRAFLEEFDSWLSESVTVYLLGGSAMTVHGLKDQTEDIDLALGVVSEFEHVYQTLTSQGFVVVGEPTKSFEGVGKTVELHHKERGFQIDLFERQVVGKVWITDRMHDRAEEFWTGRHATAHILSDEDMFLLKAVSGGDLGSGRRRDIEDMRTYAQRGLDYEVILTEIDDQRPFNTGSTEARQIRERSHPLFAIEIAVNSLSGLPDTFIDRIEAFATAFEIEYTVLKAVDEGINGVEAIQERALANVRALSGDQEDAVDDAIERLVTKDILEHDGETVRLR
- a CDS encoding hypothetical protein (KEGG: hla:Hlac_3009 hypothetical protein); amino-acid sequence: MLTKAGLAVIDALSTGREATAADLAMETEYSQTHLYDVLDELLESGVLVEHRGPNNQRQVSLTDHPVIEAYRGLRSELGHVNWPDLLSPATLRVCWYLDEPRRVSEVGERLDITRQGVHKALSPLKHRAMLSPSGPEYALSEDLSLLLTFARAVVQHEHRSCVRGLAPSATVEWCDPKRALVRVQTAEDTEALEAATDWQLTGLARFAEYGLQFFLAGEPAFWYAPDGELTPAHVVCHTLVLDSGSRRVSYAMLLIETLDIDQETLTETAQWYDLESTVTAMYRPLQGEFDTSDDLPVVLPSEAEFRALKEQYGVA
- a CDS encoding hypothetical protein (KEGG: hma:pNG6140 hypothetical protein), producing MSLEIIDRHSEALFEFLWCPVCGHEVFSHIPFEGVFCKHCNTQVELQESRETRGYEEAVLACFDTHSTWNLHIEEKLRRDLPDGSARVKILGAPGAYEVDWWSPEVGEDWEPIERGEFDDVEEPDEVSHLA
- a CDS encoding hypothetical protein (KEGG: hma:pNG6139 hypothetical protein), with product MSQITNWRRESRTPALEYRNTETGARAVLHRAPDSYRYKWRGAILVDGYPVWSRGYETKETTRFRDMLRKRPAPELNCPECPNDDVVVGQKSADGANVQRWFDCPDCGYEGRSKIVYGAER
- a CDS encoding hypothetical protein (KEGG: hsl:OE6256R hypothetical protein), coding for MVIYTLVEASTEDDALATGKTVFDRLVGAVPPAGAIFDYYVAFDDEETSVAGSARWGDLPVAAPVDSDEGRELLERGWEATEEEFQRNLDRVKEALDEFSDEEIMHDEDLARHAFHQVGAYDGPSVFLYDEYGSGIRHHGQLDRLLDESDDLWIVPADVHF
- a CDS encoding hypothetical protein (KEGG: hsl:OE6259R hypothetical protein); the encoded protein is MSKESTDDPFEDCELGPKAILGTRTFEDVLFTDDTETPVNVLTGETPEHSQATVDEARAFAAGIDTETPQIVLSASVETQFETASKPYTAAAFFHFKATGSLKRHRAYHAVYESDAFGVAFEADYETGDLTFTVEEVSESEHDDS
- a CDS encoding hypothetical protein (KEGG: hwa:HQ2138A hypothetical protein): MATLQAATTSTGALVSDPQAVRQLCENHCFGTLNWEVDDDGKLVIWGYDSFEVYEARENGLPDYDGGIVTHEFLRSLAEYLEPDEEFDIQTAGFTKCRFPVLAKRYVVRKHEVLYADLSGLEPIDK
- a CDS encoding hypothetical protein (KEGG: hvo:HVO_A0454 hypothetical protein) yields the protein MDPRDTPGYRMHCALSNLTSIEDDQLEPADRERITTAVTLLEQVSLLSRPEATEDGDAHGEY
- a CDS encoding hypothetical protein (KEGG: hvo:HVO_A0453 hypothetical protein), whose protein sequence is MTDQYVDYEELRPIGEATHVPDDQLASGGEPRRQRSGGGDVRYPDDPTAAVTECDSCGASIPTGQSKCRFCLTNHLEGADDQDTSAPGWSFLHIVQMLVEASTFYGAVAKGSAAATLLSKSESDPAVDDCQLIYDLDEAPAPQLTDQWPSLPSATRVTSDCGSQLLATARNRTTWTETTQSCHDSDHATFLYDETGSGILRKDRLASLREDANDDVWLVPAIALQQSVAETGTEHPRRERPNRESLECRECGRDTEHRFREFETVPDDEWAGQPMWDCQRCGTPRYGPEPEAGQ
- a CDS encoding Transcription initiation factor IIB (HAMAP: Transcription initiation factor IIB~PFAM: Transcription factor TFIIB, cyclin-related; Zinc finger, TFIIB-type~KEGG: hsl:OE6140R transcription initiation factor TFB~SMART: Cyclin), which gives rise to MATRETYTTAFGEDVQTDSSTNQCPECDGRVTTNAVETVCEDCGLVIDEQRIDHGPEWRTFDEDECKRTGAPLTAARHDRGLSTEIGRRTDANGNELSSQKQRRLWRLRREQSRGRFQSKAERNLAHGLGEVRRISSALELSETLRDQACRLFRSAQNEDFLRGRSIEAMAAASIYGACRCNGRPRTLNEVTDSARVEDSRITNAYTTLNTELGLPAQPVTPSAFVPRLASELDVSDQLRQRARRLAEASEATGATTGVRPSGFAAACLYKAGREQGRRLTQSDVAEVANVSPVTVRTHRDALDELAV
- a CDS encoding nucleic acid binding OB-fold tRNA/helicase-type (PFAM: Nucleic acid binding, OB-fold, tRNA/helicase-type~KEGG: hsl:OE6142R hypothetical protein), translated to MSSKNVTSDVVSVDEQAFEKHDEVEVDEDGFEVVDETPEFQATVDMEVQAKVDSNHPDARVEEGPDHMFGKTLEQEERIQAREAELERISAQAELGTQDGREKRTRDIAAKRSAERRAEFQKRAASVNPWTDPERDDPRAELTQGQLAAVNTQSMRLTEKLDGWSRAAIGRRLGEAVVGGKDMMSAVVGVFEELQTAPGQVIPIGKVEDVNRKEVSIEGRVEVLWDSDSPPIAQVGLIADDSGKTKVTIWEKSDAPWIEEGEQVRIHKAARNWYEGRVSLAVTGWSTLHFPERGRWWE